Proteins found in one Brachypodium distachyon strain Bd21 chromosome 5, Brachypodium_distachyon_v3.0, whole genome shotgun sequence genomic segment:
- the LOC100838049 gene encoding uncharacterized protein LOC100838049: MSVEYNMDEALRARGVAENKFHARDIRGARKYAVKAQNLCPTLEGISQMVSTLEVHLAAESKIDGESDWYRILSLGAFADEEDVKKQYRKLALQLHPDKNKSVGAEEAFKLISEAWSVLSDTSRKVLYDQKRTDHSVVNVTNGMYTYDKKATKRARKNAAAAAAAAAAAVAAAAAAAEATTRPVGVDTFWTSCNRCRMQYEYLRIYLNHNLLCPNCHHAFMAVETGFPCNGSSSSFSWSTKQQPQNHNSTKHSYGSTSRTSSIPGTGHVGYQQDSTYDSYNSQSFQWNQYSKTTPAAGTNAYSTQASEKPRRKNEESYSYNYSATGNACGPEKTPSRRGRFAKRRRNSNDGYTAVDYSGDIKETVVASTETIAFTDVGRANGTSVEKLRSAVSVRRGNVLREISQIDTRSLLIEKAKEAIRGKLQDLNMAASSRFAEKRKSEGKVYPSDNIKANGVLSGKPGKGLKQCSSISADTLVPVIATDEKNPEQRRVPVSIDVPDPDFHDFDKDRTERAFYSDQVWATYDSEDGMPRLYAMVQKVLSTRPFRIRMSFLNSKSNSELAPISWVASGFQKTCGDFRVGRYQISETVNIFSHKVCWTKGPRGVIRIVPQKGDTWALYRNWSPDWNELTPDDVIYKYEIVEVIDDFTEEEGLTVIPLLKVAGFKAVFHRHMDTKEVRRIPKGELFRFSHQVPSRLLTGEEGNNAPEGCHELDPAATPVDLLKVITEVKEDEAVQTAK, from the coding sequence ATGAGTGTGGAATACAATATGGATGAGGCTCTCAGAGCGCGAGGTGTTGCAGAGAACAAGTTTCATGCGCGTGACATCAGGGGGGCACGCAAGTACGCAGTCAAGGCCCAGAATCTCTGCCCGACACTGGAGGGCATATCCCAGATGGTGTCCACTCTTGAAGTTCATCTTGCAGCGGAGTCCAAGATTGATGGAGAGAGTGACTGGTACCGGATCTTGTCTCTAGGCGCTTTTGCAGATGAAGAGGATGTGAAGAAGCAGTACAGAAAGCTAGCTCTCCAGCTGCACCCTGACAAGAACAAGTCTGTTGGTGCTGAGGAGGCCTTTAAACTTATCTCTGAGGCATGGAGTGTGTTGTCTGATACCAGTCGGAAGGTACTTTATGATCAGAAGAGGACTGATCATTCTGTTGTCAATGTAACCAATGGCATGTATACTTATGATAAGAAGGCAACCAAGAGAGCTCGGAAGaatgctgccgctgccgcagccgccgccgccgcagcagtagcagcagctgctgctgctgcagaggCTACCACTCGTCCTGTTGGGGTTGATACTTTCTGGACATCTTGCAATCGCTGCCGCATGCAGTATGAGTACTTAAGAATTTATCTTAATCATAACCTTCTGTGCCCAAATTGCCATCATGCATTCATGGCCGTAGAGACTGGATTTCCTTGCAATGGAAGTAGTTCATCGTTTTCCTGGTCAACCAAGCAGCAGCCACAGAACCACAATTCCACCAAGCACTCATATGGCTCAACAAGCAGGACTTCTAGCATTCCAGGAACAGGGCATGTGGGTTACCAGCAAGATAGTACTTATGATTCCTACAACAGTCAAAGCTTTCAGTGGAATCAGTACTCTAAGACGACACCTGCAGCTGGTACAAATGCTTACAGTACCCAGGCCTCGGAGAAACCTAGAAGGAAAAATGAAGAGAGCTATAGCTACAACTATTCTGCAACTGGCAACGCTTGTGGCCCTGAGAAAACTCCTTCAAGACGTGGCAGGTTTGCAAAGCGGAGAAGGAATAGTAATGATGGCTATACTGCTGTGGATTATAGTGGTGATATCAAAGAAACAGTGGTTGCGAGCACGGAAACAATTGCTTTCACTGATGTAGGACGTGCCAATGGCACTTCTGTGGAAAAGTTGAGATCTGCAGTGAGTGTAAGAAGAGGTAATGTTTTGAGAGAGATCTCCCAGATTGATACACGGAGTCTGCTTATTGAGAAAGCCAAGGAAGCCATCCGGGGAAAGTTGCAAGACCTCAACATGGCAGCATCTTCACGGTTTGCAGAGAAACGGAAGTCAGAAGGAAAGGTATATCCTAGTGACAACATAAAGGCAAATGGGGTTCTCTCTGGCAAACCTGGCAAAGGACTCAAGCAATGCAGCTCGATAAGTGCTGACACCCTAGTACCTGTAATTGCAACTGATGAAAAGAATCCAGAACAGAGGCGTGTGCCTGTGTCTATTGATGTCCCAGATCCAGACTTCCATGATTTTGATAAGGATCGCACAGAGAGAGCATTTTACAGTGATCAAGTATGGGCTACATATGACAGCGAAGATGGCATGCCACGTCTATATGCAATGGTGCAGAAAGTTCTTTCAACGAGACCTTTCAGAATCCGCATGAGTTTCCTCAACTCCAAGTCCAACAGTGAACTGGCACCAATAAGCTGGGTTGCCTCTGGTTTTCAAAAGACATGCGGTGATTTCAGGGTTGGAAGATACCAGATTTCTGAAACAGTCAACATATTTTCACACAAAGTCTGCTGGACTAAAGGCCCGCGTGGGGTTATCAGGATTGTTCCTCAGAAAGGTGATACATGGGCATTGTATCGAAACTGGTCTCCTGATTGGAATGAGCTTACGCCTGATGATGTGATATATAAGTATGAGATAGTAGAAGTCATTGATGATTTCACCGAAGAGGAAGGGCTGACTGTCATTCCATTGTTAAAGGTTGCTGGTTTCAAAGCTGTTTTCCATCGGCACATGGACACCAAGGAGGTTAGGAGGATACCCAAGGGTGAGCTGTTCCGATTTTCACATCAGGTTCCTTCTCGGCTGCTGACTGGGGAAGAAGGCAACAATGCCCCGGAAGGTTGTCATGAGCTGGACCCTGCTGCAACTCCAGTGGACCTTCTTAAGGTTATCACAGAGGTCAAGGAAGATGAGGCGGTGCAGACTGCTAAATAG